One Phosphitispora fastidiosa DNA window includes the following coding sequences:
- the yajC gene encoding preprotein translocase subunit YajC, whose protein sequence is MEQYGTTIIYFAVLAAIFYFMLIRPQQQRKKQHLQTVESLEPNVKVTTIGGIIGTVVKVKEKTIILKVADNVNIELLKSSVAYLGEAE, encoded by the coding sequence ATGGAACAGTACGGCACCACGATAATATATTTCGCAGTCCTGGCGGCCATATTCTATTTTATGCTGATTCGTCCTCAGCAGCAGAGGAAGAAACAGCACCTGCAGACTGTCGAAAGTCTTGAACCGAATGTGAAGGTTACTACCATTGGAGGTATTATCGGTACAGTGGTAAAAGTCAAGGAAAAAACTATCATTCTTAAAGTAGCAGATAATGTAAATATTGAACTGCTGAAATCATCTGTTGCTTACCTGGGTGAAGCAGAATAA
- a CDS encoding SpoIID/LytB domain-containing protein encodes MADLKRLTGKIHILLTAAVLMVLLPAVSSQAQIPGKVRVGIITSNTGSAYRNAASITFSVKGNYQIVDLAAIPGDEVIGTPAEGEQWQVYYLPSGVQVYKNGEAQKITTGAVMVREVTHSSDNRVLLSGYANLEDAGTNLGKWYRGNMEFRNSGSAVTAINDLPMDEYLYGVVPREMSNSWPLEALKAQAIAARTYTVANYNKRIVEGFNVLDTPSDQAYGGFNSEGANAAKAVNETSEKIIVYNERPISAVYHSTSGGHTEDNENVWGTDPVPYLRGKPDPYSAVHGYANWTFTASLDEVRNRVIQAGQQIGPISSFKLDKFPSGRVDSVMITDINGNTITMTGTRFGQMFNPSFYTYISSSNFMSRFFDVRTDQVTKPSYSVLNGSGQQASVEGTKLYGVSEDGAAAILNQTSAEFYAVDANSTSAYNKSATGMVVFEGHGWGHGVGMSQWGAYEMAQQGKNHLDILAFYYTGVQVTDDYDG; translated from the coding sequence TTGGCGGATTTAAAGAGATTAACCGGAAAAATACATATATTATTAACTGCTGCGGTACTGATGGTATTGCTGCCGGCTGTATCTTCCCAGGCCCAGATTCCGGGTAAGGTCAGAGTGGGCATCATCACATCAAATACCGGGTCTGCGTACCGCAATGCGGCTTCAATCACATTTTCAGTCAAGGGAAACTACCAGATTGTTGACCTTGCCGCCATCCCGGGGGATGAAGTGATCGGAACACCGGCAGAAGGTGAGCAGTGGCAGGTTTATTACCTTCCCAGCGGGGTGCAGGTTTATAAAAATGGGGAGGCACAGAAAATAACCACAGGCGCTGTTATGGTCAGGGAAGTTACCCACAGCTCTGATAACAGGGTATTACTTTCAGGATACGCAAACCTGGAAGACGCCGGTACAAATCTTGGCAAATGGTATCGGGGTAATATGGAATTCCGCAACTCCGGCAGCGCTGTCACAGCGATCAATGACCTCCCCATGGATGAATACCTCTATGGTGTTGTGCCCCGGGAGATGAGTAATAGCTGGCCGCTGGAAGCATTAAAGGCACAGGCGATTGCGGCACGTACCTATACTGTGGCCAATTATAACAAGCGTATTGTGGAAGGGTTTAATGTTCTGGATACTCCCAGCGATCAGGCTTATGGCGGCTTTAACAGCGAGGGGGCCAATGCCGCCAAGGCTGTGAATGAGACTTCGGAGAAAATAATTGTATATAACGAAAGACCGATCAGCGCAGTTTATCACTCTACCAGCGGGGGTCATACTGAGGATAATGAAAATGTGTGGGGCACCGATCCTGTCCCTTACCTGAGGGGCAAACCTGACCCGTACAGCGCTGTTCACGGTTATGCCAACTGGACATTTACCGCTTCTCTGGATGAGGTCAGGAACCGGGTTATCCAGGCCGGACAGCAGATAGGTCCGATTAGCTCCTTTAAGCTGGACAAGTTTCCTTCCGGGCGGGTGGACTCTGTAATGATAACAGATATAAACGGTAATACTATTACCATGACCGGGACCCGTTTCGGGCAGATGTTTAACCCCAGTTTTTATACGTATATAAGCAGCTCCAATTTCATGAGCCGGTTTTTTGATGTTAGGACAGACCAGGTTACCAAACCCAGTTATTCTGTGTTAAACGGCTCGGGACAGCAGGCCTCGGTTGAGGGAACAAAGCTTTACGGGGTAAGCGAAGATGGCGCTGCTGCGATCCTTAATCAAACCAGTGCAGAATTTTATGCTGTTGATGCCAATAGTACTTCAGCCTACAATAAGTCGGCCACCGGGATGGTGGTGTTTGAAGGCCACGGCTGGGGCCATGGTGTTGGGATGTCCCAGTGGGGAGCCTATGAAATGGCTCAGCAGGGCAAGAATCACCTGGATATTTTGGCTTTTTATTATACGGGAGTGCAAGTTACTGACGATTATGATGGCTGA
- the secD gene encoding protein translocase subunit SecD: MKGRSLAILLIIFLVVGVGGYLLVRYQVLQKNINLGLDLQGGVHVVLEAVDTPEAPVQPDSIDRVKVVIENRVNQTGLKEPMIQKEGSRRLIVELPGVKNTQEAIDMIGRTAQLTFVTADGKVVLKGQDLKDATAAIRPTDNEPYVAMRFNAEGQKKFSQITTELVRKYPNPDDPNRVISIVLDEEVLTSPYVKEPITTGDAEISGGYETLEDANEIAILLRSGALPVKLDKVAVQSVGPTLGVDSLQKSTKAGIIGVAAILIFMIAFYRLPGLLANISLIIYMFLVLGILAALNATLTLPGIAGFLLSIGMAVDANIIIFERVKDELREGNSLRRAIESGFSRAFTTIFDANTTTLIAAAILYFLGTGAIRGFAITLSIGILASMFTAITFTRWLLRLTVNTGIKNTKLFGA, translated from the coding sequence ATGAAGGGCAGAAGTCTTGCAATACTTTTAATTATTTTTCTTGTTGTAGGAGTGGGCGGATATTTGCTGGTCAGGTATCAGGTTTTACAGAAAAACATCAACCTGGGGCTTGACCTGCAGGGTGGGGTGCATGTCGTTCTCGAGGCCGTAGACACTCCCGAAGCTCCGGTGCAGCCGGACTCCATTGATAGGGTGAAAGTTGTCATCGAAAACCGGGTAAACCAGACAGGGCTTAAGGAGCCTATGATCCAGAAGGAAGGTTCCCGCAGGCTGATTGTGGAACTTCCGGGGGTCAAGAATACCCAGGAAGCCATTGACATGATCGGACGGACAGCACAGCTCACGTTTGTTACCGCTGACGGCAAGGTTGTTCTCAAGGGTCAGGATCTGAAGGATGCCACGGCAGCCATCAGACCAACAGATAATGAGCCATATGTGGCCATGCGGTTTAATGCTGAAGGGCAGAAGAAGTTTTCTCAAATTACCACCGAGCTTGTCCGCAAGTATCCCAACCCCGATGACCCTAACAGAGTTATTTCCATAGTTTTGGATGAAGAAGTACTGACGAGTCCTTATGTAAAAGAACCTATTACTACCGGTGATGCCGAGATTTCCGGCGGCTATGAGACTCTTGAGGATGCCAACGAGATTGCCATCCTGCTGCGCTCCGGAGCTTTGCCGGTTAAGCTGGATAAGGTAGCCGTGCAGAGCGTGGGACCGACTCTTGGCGTTGATTCCCTGCAGAAATCAACCAAGGCGGGGATAATAGGCGTTGCCGCCATCCTGATTTTTATGATAGCTTTTTATCGCCTGCCGGGTTTACTGGCTAATATTTCCCTGATTATTTACATGTTTCTGGTTCTTGGGATTCTAGCTGCCTTGAATGCCACCCTTACCCTTCCGGGGATTGCGGGTTTTCTCCTGTCGATCGGGATGGCTGTTGATGCCAATATTATAATTTTTGAGCGTGTCAAGGATGAACTCAGGGAGGGGAATTCACTGCGCAGGGCAATTGAATCAGGCTTTTCCAGGGCCTTTACCACAATTTTTGATGCCAATACCACGACACTGATTGCGGCTGCTATATTGTATTTCCTGGGTACAGGAGCTATCAGGGGCTTTGCGATTACGCTGAGTATCGGTATTCTTGCCAGTATGTTTACAGCGATTACCTTTACGCGTTGGCTGCTGAGGCTTACCGTGAACACCGGAATCAAAAATACCAAGCTCTTTGGGGCCTAG
- the tgt gene encoding tRNA guanosine(34) transglycosylase Tgt, whose product MAVRYELIKECKRTGARLGRLQTPHGIIETPVFMPVGTQATVKAMTPEELKELKAEIILSNTYHLYLRPGEDLIREAGGLHRFMNWDRPILTDSGGFQVFSLGPLRKVAEDGVTFKSHIDGSTHFMSPERATQVQMALGSDIAMAFDECAPYPSTREYTEAALERTTRWAARCKEAHHHEAQALFAIVQGGMYADLRERSVRELTAMDFPGYGIGGLSVGEPKPLMYEMLECTVPLLPAGKPRYLMGVGSPDCLIEGVIRGVDMFDCVLPTRIARNGTVMTSHGRLVVRNANNARDFRPLDEECSCYTCRNYTRAYIRHLFKADEILGLRLTTIHNLHFLLNLMKDIRAAIAGDYLPELRDRFFAKYGYEQAKEYN is encoded by the coding sequence TTGGCAGTAAGATATGAATTGATAAAAGAATGTAAACGAACCGGAGCGCGCCTGGGAAGGCTGCAAACTCCACACGGAATTATTGAAACTCCTGTGTTTATGCCTGTGGGTACCCAGGCTACTGTTAAGGCGATGACTCCAGAAGAGCTCAAGGAACTTAAGGCTGAAATAATCCTCAGTAATACATATCACCTTTATCTGAGGCCCGGTGAGGATCTCATCAGAGAGGCCGGGGGGCTGCACCGGTTTATGAACTGGGACAGGCCGATACTTACCGACAGCGGGGGATTTCAGGTATTCAGCCTGGGACCGCTGCGGAAAGTAGCTGAGGATGGGGTGACTTTTAAATCCCATATTGACGGTTCGACCCATTTTATGAGTCCCGAGCGGGCTACCCAGGTACAAATGGCTCTGGGCTCAGATATCGCAATGGCTTTTGATGAGTGTGCCCCATATCCCAGTACCAGGGAATATACCGAAGCAGCCCTTGAGCGTACCACTCGCTGGGCGGCACGGTGTAAGGAGGCTCATCACCATGAAGCTCAGGCCCTGTTTGCCATTGTCCAGGGGGGGATGTATGCAGACCTTCGGGAGCGGAGCGTCAGGGAGCTGACGGCAATGGATTTCCCCGGCTATGGAATCGGGGGCTTGAGTGTGGGTGAGCCAAAGCCGCTGATGTATGAAATGCTGGAATGCACGGTACCCCTGCTTCCTGCAGGCAAACCGCGGTATCTGATGGGGGTCGGTTCACCTGACTGCCTGATTGAAGGTGTGATTCGTGGTGTTGATATGTTTGACTGTGTCCTGCCCACGCGCATTGCCAGGAATGGAACAGTGATGACCTCACATGGCAGGCTGGTAGTGAGAAATGCAAACAACGCCCGGGATTTTCGCCCTCTTGATGAGGAATGCTCGTGTTATACCTGCCGCAACTATACCAGGGCTTACATCAGGCATCTTTTTAAGGCAGATGAAATTCTGGGCTTGCGGCTGACTACCATCCATAACCTGCATTTCCTGCTGAACCTGATGAAGGATATCAGGGCGGCGATTGCCGGTGATTACCTCCCTGAATTGAGGGACAGATTTTTTGCCAAATACGGCTATGAGCAGGCGAAGGAATATAATTAG
- the queA gene encoding tRNA preQ1(34) S-adenosylmethionine ribosyltransferase-isomerase QueA: MKLSEFDYYLPEELIAQEPAESRDKSRLLVLHRDTGAIEHRRFTDCIEYFRPGDVLVLNNTRVIPARLIGVKEGTGARIEVVLLKRAALNTWETLVKPGKRVRPGTRIVFGDGMLAAEAVGSTDAGGRVLCFSYDGVFEDILDRLGQMPLPPYIRKELHDRERYQTVYARVPGSAAAPTAGLHFTPELLERIAGSGIEKAELLLHVGLGTFRPVKTENILEHKMHAEYYEMSPEAATAVNRAKKEGGRVISVGTTSARTLETAAGDNGMVTPGSGWTDIFIYPGYRFKAVDMLITNFHLPKSTLLMLVAAFAGREKVLEAYRQAVSQRYRFFSFGDAMLIL, encoded by the coding sequence GTGAAGCTATCCGAATTTGATTATTACCTTCCTGAGGAGTTGATTGCCCAGGAACCTGCCGAATCAAGGGATAAATCCAGGCTCCTGGTTTTGCACCGGGATACCGGCGCCATAGAACACAGGCGGTTTACTGACTGTATTGAGTATTTCAGACCGGGAGATGTATTGGTACTGAATAATACCCGGGTTATTCCCGCAAGACTGATAGGTGTCAAGGAAGGGACCGGGGCCAGGATTGAGGTTGTGCTGTTAAAAAGAGCTGCTTTAAATACATGGGAGACCCTGGTAAAACCGGGGAAAAGGGTCCGGCCCGGGACCAGGATTGTTTTTGGCGACGGCATGCTGGCAGCCGAAGCTGTCGGCAGTACCGACGCCGGAGGCCGTGTGCTGTGCTTTAGCTATGACGGCGTATTTGAAGACATCCTTGACCGGCTCGGGCAGATGCCCCTCCCCCCGTACATCAGGAAAGAGCTTCATGACCGGGAAAGGTATCAGACAGTTTATGCTAGAGTCCCCGGGTCGGCAGCTGCCCCTACTGCGGGACTTCATTTCACCCCGGAACTCCTGGAGAGAATTGCGGGCTCGGGTATTGAGAAGGCCGAATTGCTGCTCCATGTGGGCCTGGGAACTTTCAGACCGGTTAAAACCGAGAATATCCTGGAACATAAAATGCACGCGGAATATTATGAAATGAGTCCGGAAGCTGCGACTGCGGTCAACAGGGCTAAAAAGGAAGGGGGCCGTGTGATCTCAGTAGGGACAACCTCTGCCAGGACCCTGGAAACAGCTGCCGGTGATAATGGCATGGTCACTCCGGGCAGCGGGTGGACGGATATTTTCATCTACCCCGGTTACCGGTTTAAGGCTGTCGATATGCTGATTACAAATTTTCACCTTCCCAAATCAACCCTCCTGATGCTGGTTGCTGCATTTGCGGGCCGGGAAAAGGTATTGGAGGCTTACCGGCAGGCAGTTTCTCAAAGGTATCGTTTTTTCAGTTTTGGTGATGCTATGCTGATATTATAA
- a CDS encoding HD domain-containing protein translates to MITLDDIKKDPIVDTCIRKGNEYLGVMGFTEHGYRHINLISRISRNILERLNYPQREVELAAIAGYMHDIGNVISRYDHGQSGATLAFHVLSKMGMSPEEIAMVISAIGNHEEEYGHPVNSVAAALILADKSDVHRSRVRNQDFATFDIHDRVNYAVEHSFLRVTGETRKITMELTIDIQICPVMEYFEIFLSRMVLCRRAADFLNSRFALEINGAKLL, encoded by the coding sequence ATGATAACTCTTGATGACATAAAAAAGGACCCCATAGTTGACACCTGTATCCGAAAGGGTAATGAATATCTTGGTGTGATGGGATTTACCGAACATGGGTACAGGCATATTAATTTAATCTCCCGGATTTCGCGGAACATCCTGGAACGGCTCAATTATCCTCAGAGGGAAGTTGAGCTGGCGGCAATTGCCGGGTATATGCATGATATCGGCAATGTCATCAGCCGTTATGACCACGGTCAGTCGGGTGCCACTCTGGCTTTTCATGTCCTGTCCAAGATGGGCATGTCTCCCGAAGAAATTGCCATGGTCATCTCAGCAATCGGAAACCATGAAGAAGAATACGGGCATCCGGTTAACAGTGTGGCCGCAGCCCTAATCCTTGCCGATAAATCGGATGTGCACCGGTCCAGGGTAAGGAATCAGGATTTTGCTACATTTGATATTCATGACCGGGTCAATTATGCTGTGGAACATTCATTCCTCAGGGTTACCGGTGAAACCAGGAAAATTACCATGGAACTAACCATTGATATCCAAATATGTCCTGTAATGGAGTATTTCGAAATATTTCTCAGCAGGATGGTGTTATGCCGCCGGGCTGCTGACTTCCTGAACAGCCGTTTTGCCCTGGAAATCAATGGCGCCAAGCTGCTGTAA
- a CDS encoding type II toxin-antitoxin system RelE/ParE family toxin, with the protein MKTYCLVIAEAAEADLDRIADYISCELKEPITALKQLERIEAAMMALEELPERHSLVQDKYLAAKGMRKLPIDNYLLFYTVNKSKNTINIVRVLHGRRDWESIV; encoded by the coding sequence ATGAAGACATATTGTCTGGTTATCGCAGAAGCTGCCGAAGCTGACCTTGATAGAATTGCAGACTATATTTCCTGTGAGCTAAAAGAGCCTATTACGGCGTTGAAACAGCTGGAAAGAATAGAGGCGGCTATGATGGCTTTGGAAGAACTTCCGGAACGTCATAGCCTCGTCCAAGATAAATATCTGGCGGCAAAAGGAATGCGAAAGCTGCCGATTGATAATTACCTGTTATTCTATACCGTGAATAAAAGTAAAAACACAATCAACATCGTCCGTGTTCTGCATGGAAGACGTGACTGGGAGAGTATAGTATAG
- the secF gene encoding protein translocase subunit SecF, translating to MDIVGRRKIWFAISLLVIIPGLISMAFKWVTLGSPLNLGIEFTGGNLINIEFKSDVTVAQLRDVLKEVGLEKSSIQMSGSRAAIIRTVVLDDKKQADLMSLLKEKIGPYDEEKLSISKIGPTIGKELTRNAILALLIAAALMVAYISYRFEFRFGISAIVALLHDVFITLGLFSIFWWEVDSTFVAAILTIIGYSINDTIVIFDRIRENLNKRKKGEDLEQMVNKSILQTLVRSINTVLTVVFILLALLVYGGATIKIFTLALLIGVVSGAYSSIFNASPMWVMLKGMEKGRA from the coding sequence ATGGATATAGTAGGAAGACGTAAGATATGGTTTGCCATTTCACTCCTGGTAATTATCCCGGGGCTGATCAGCATGGCATTCAAATGGGTTACTCTGGGTTCGCCCCTGAACCTTGGGATTGAGTTTACCGGTGGTAACCTGATTAACATTGAGTTTAAAAGTGATGTTACCGTTGCCCAGTTAAGGGATGTCTTAAAAGAAGTTGGTCTGGAGAAGAGCAGTATCCAGATGTCCGGCAGCCGGGCTGCAATTATCAGGACTGTAGTTCTTGATGATAAGAAACAGGCCGATTTGATGTCTCTATTGAAGGAAAAAATCGGTCCCTATGATGAAGAGAAGCTGAGTATCAGCAAGATAGGACCCACCATCGGGAAGGAATTAACCCGGAATGCTATTTTGGCGCTGTTAATCGCAGCTGCGCTGATGGTTGCCTATATTTCCTACAGGTTTGAATTCAGATTCGGGATATCGGCAATTGTTGCTTTGCTTCATGACGTTTTTATCACCCTGGGGCTCTTTTCAATATTCTGGTGGGAGGTTGACAGTACCTTTGTGGCGGCTATTCTGACAATTATCGGTTATTCCATTAATGATACCATTGTTATTTTTGACCGCATCAGGGAAAACCTGAATAAGCGGAAAAAGGGAGAAGACCTGGAGCAGATGGTCAACAAAAGTATTCTGCAGACACTGGTCAGGTCAATAAATACCGTATTGACAGTTGTCTTCATTCTTTTGGCCCTGCTGGTTTACGGCGGAGCCACCATCAAGATTTTCACCCTGGCGCTCCTGATTGGGGTGGTCAGCGGGGCTTATTCATCAATCTTTAATGCCAGCCCGATGTGGGTTATGCTGAAAGGGATGGAGAAGGGCAGAGCATAG
- a CDS encoding type II toxin-antitoxin system prevent-host-death family antitoxin encodes MPTIRPSSDLRNSYNEISEFCHKYNEPVYITKNGSGDLAVMSIETYERLVGKFELYALLEKGLDDIENSRVKPAREVFARIEGRLRK; translated from the coding sequence ATGCCAACCATTAGACCAAGTTCAGACTTAAGAAACAGCTATAATGAAATTTCGGAGTTTTGCCATAAATACAATGAGCCTGTATATATCACGAAGAATGGTTCCGGGGACCTTGCGGTTATGAGCATTGAGACATATGAAAGGCTTGTTGGAAAATTTGAGTTGTACGCCTTGCTTGAAAAGGGATTGGATGATATTGAAAATAGCCGTGTGAAACCTGCGCGGGAAGTGTTTGCAAGGATAGAAGGCAGGTTAAGGAAATGA
- a CDS encoding LapA family protein translates to MQIYLVLALLFSIGVAVFAVQNASRVEITLFFWQLKNISLVVVIFGSALIGALAAGLFGVVKQLKLRKMLKQYKSQAETLETEVGFLQRKLNDLQSNGTGQESEESGNQ, encoded by the coding sequence TTGCAGATTTATCTGGTACTGGCTCTGTTATTCTCCATTGGTGTGGCCGTTTTTGCGGTACAGAATGCTTCCCGGGTTGAGATTACATTGTTTTTCTGGCAGTTGAAGAATATCTCACTGGTTGTGGTCATCTTTGGCTCAGCGTTGATTGGAGCATTGGCAGCCGGGCTTTTTGGAGTGGTTAAACAGCTAAAACTCAGGAAGATGTTAAAACAGTATAAATCTCAGGCGGAAACTCTGGAGACGGAAGTCGGGTTCCTGCAGCGAAAGCTGAATGACCTGCAAAGTAACGGTACAGGTCAGGAATCAGAGGAAAGCGGTAATCAATAG